A part of Miscanthus floridulus cultivar M001 chromosome 6, ASM1932011v1, whole genome shotgun sequence genomic DNA contains:
- the LOC136457826 gene encoding uncharacterized protein: protein MVISAEPPPPPPPDPVADAAAAATATSNASQAAAFSSFPSLKAWGSHRALRCAHVNRAGDATATARRSPGKLAVVEEKALSHLHEVEAESSDADHVAAAEEAPAPALPPWKLRTRRRSKVAAPSASMSPPPPHERRPSRACAEALDRARFSVTLTSEEIEEDIYSVTGARPRRRPRRRPRRVQKQLDMLFPGSWLSEITAETYRVPDDQ from the exons ATGGTAATCTCGGCCGAGCCGCCCCCGCCGCCTCCCCCGGATCCCGTCGccgacgccgcggcggcggccacggccaCGTCGAACGCCAGCCAGGCCGCCGCGTTCTCCTCGTTCCCGTCGCTCAAGGCGTGGGGGAGCCACCGGGCCCTGCGCTGCGCCCACGTCAACCGCGCTGGtgacgccaccgccaccgccaggcGCTCCCCGGGTAAGCTCGCCGTGGTCGAGGAGAAGGCGCTGAGCCATCTCCACGAGGTGGAAGCAGAGAGCAGCGACGCGGACcacgtggcggcggcggaggaggcccccgcccccgccttgCCACCGTGGAAGCTGCGCACCCGGCGGCGCTCCAAGGTGGCGGCGCCGTCCGCGAGcatgtcgccgccgccgccgcacgagcGGAGGCCGTCGCGGGCCTGCGCGGAGGCCCTGGACCGGGCGCGGTTCTCCGTGACGCTCACGAGCGAGGAGATCGAGGAGGACATCTACTCCGTGACGGGCGcgcggccgcgccgccgccctaGGCGGCGGCCTCGCCGCGTGCAGAAGCAGCTCGAT ATGCTATTCCCTGGCTCGTGGCTGTCGGAGATCACCGCCGAGACCTACCGGGTGCCGGATGACCAGTGA
- the LOC136457827 gene encoding uncharacterized protein, which translates to MDQDEREVPDQPEGKEKEQGGDAPVPRGVAGDGRGMARGAASSEQEGVSGAGNAGCHVAAGSESDEEEDPESIFASEALTEVLEVVAPVGNAGRGDVPGSGRNEDLHFELRGFRPARRAVAHAMPPSSYRCLPIRSRKQYSPTRFIFAGDAALGIASAHDPSTGTSEASSGPLPTTSLGSPSATSRSAGVSAMANAGHGAKNEATVSTATRRSEIDVAVDKSCSDDHNIESKGVEAAPASSSCRHPSRSRKQRLPDRCISDPEEDAGAAARAKARRVNIVLDRFLSYLVRTTPVQRPEWVRNVTADDVSV; encoded by the exons ATGGACCAAGACGAGCGCGAGGTCCCTGACCAGCCCGAGGGGAAGGAGAAGGAGCAGGGAGGCGATGCTCCGGTGCCGCGCGGGGTGGCCGGTGACGGGCGCGGCATGGCGCGCGGGGCCGCTTCATCGGAGCAGGAGGGTGTCTCGGGGGCGGGCAATGCCGGTTGCCATGTCGCTGCTGGATCGGAGAGcgacgaggaggaggatcctgagtcGATCTTTGCTTCG GAAGCTTTGACGGAGGTGTTGGAAGTGGTCGCTCCGGTGGGCAATGCTGGCCGTGGCGATGTGCCGGGGAGTGGCCGGAACGAAGACCTTCACTTCG AGCTTCGAGGGTTTCGACCGGCCAGGCGAGCGGTCGCGCACGCGATGCCGCCGTCGTCCTACCGCTGCCTGCCAATCCGAAGCCGGAAGCAGTACAGCCCGACCCGCTTCATCTTCGCGGGAGACGCAGCGTTGGGCATCGCCAGTGCTCATGATCCTAGCACTGGCACGTCAGAAGCATCAAGCGGCCCACTGCCCACCACCAGCctgggctcaccgtcggcgacgTCGCGATCCGCCGGTGTCTCTGCAATGGCCAATGCCGGGCATGGCGCCAAGAACGAAGCGACGGTCTCTACGGCGACGAGACGCTCTG AGATTGACGTTGCGGTTGACAAGTCATGCTCCGACGATCACAACATCGAGTCGAAGGGTGTGGAAGCGGCGCCGGCATCCTCGTCATGCCGGCATCCTTCTCGCAGTAGGAAGCAGCGCCTCCCTGATCGCTGCATCTCCGACCCCGAGGAAGACGCCGGGGCCGCAGCCCGTGCCAAGGCTCGTCGGGTTAACATTGTCCTCGACAGGTTCCTTAGTTACCTGGTCCGCACCACGCCTGTACAGAGGCCAGAGTGGGTGAGGAATGTCACGGCAGACGATGTCAGCGTCTAG